One part of the Vidua chalybeata isolate OUT-0048 unplaced genomic scaffold, bVidCha1 merged haplotype W_reject_20, whole genome shotgun sequence genome encodes these proteins:
- the LOC128783155 gene encoding olfactory receptor 14I1-like has translation MSNSSSISHFLLLALADTRQLQLLHFCLLLGISLAALLGNGLIISAGACGHHLHTPMFFFLLNLALSHLGSICTTVPKAMHNSLWDTSTIPYSACAAQLFLFLFISAEFSVLTIMCYDRYVSMCKPLHYGTLLGSRACAHMAAAAWASAFLNALMHTANTFSLS, from the exons atgtccaacagcagctccatcagccacttcctcctgctggcactggcagacacgcggcagctgcagctcctgcacttctgcctcttgctgggcatctccctggctgccctcctgggcaacgGCCTCATCATCAGCGCCGGAGCCTGcggccaccacctgcacacgcccatgttcttcttcctgctcaacctggccctcagccacctgggctccatctgcaccactgtccccaaagccatgcacaattccctctgggacaccagcaccatCCCCTACTCAGcatgtgctgctcagctgtttctgtttctcttcatcTCAGCAGAGTTTTCCGTTCTCACCATCATGTGCTACGACCGCTACGTGTCCATGTGCAAACCCCTGCACTACgggaccctcctgggcagcagagcttgtgcccacatggcagcagctgcctgggccagtgccTTTCTCAATGCTCTCATGCACACGGCcaatacattttccct TTCCTGA
- the LOC128783161 gene encoding uncharacterized protein LOC128783161 gives MTLGAANPCRGHSHESSSLRRQQLLWRQQLPWVIVASVHQSTATMLKEEEEENAHGQPREGWPLRSKQQKVTHRQPQAAPQVTWRNNTPHSSVTRPQRLSVSDLPPLHGPQLPLVPPCQLSPEMQRAASARVKLPHLPAAAPGAAPGFSPGGTARAVGPVARGQPEMVPPSPRGTLAAGGAWEMPSLARRTEGLWHGSAARQGHHLPPVPPAHSLQIRTGTQPAWKHLGHSEIEEFIKVKEGHGGNTCSDLFRDLGPYLRENRSVKSTLSTPKWLSARQEAEGIRRPAQQTARHKRLFPEEEEALMQRLRKKREELEELEDKVHEEMFRAIFSSLDDAESPMRSKCILKDASSLTLEPAAGPWVPHSTCSVIADAAGETQTSSELVSLDQLLAELCPVWDNSQSCNALKDSTGETEKNAGIAHPDLLAGLCPVSGDSPSCAVLDELLEMWEEEELQDRAVAGESDSEAESPLPLLLQEEEAEPPASPMDSNPCIELHSKLLPTASLEDPKMSVGCALPADPADEAEEAGKEAGHAQAAPPQEKLCRDEALAGAGLVPAQPLARCVPACPAGSAAVPQPPAPRRWRSTAKTARRALRRLFSFSCLRGQPEE, from the exons ATGACCCTTGGGGCTGCCAATCCCTGCAGGGGCCACTCCCACGAGAGCAGCTctctgaggaggcagcagcttctctggaggcagcagctcccctgggtGATTGTGGCCAGTGTTCACCAGAGCACTGCCACAAtgctgaaggaggaggaggaggagaatgcCCACGGCCAGCCCCGTGAGGGGTGGCCACTCAGGTCCAAGCAGCAAAag gtGACCCACAGGCAGCCACAGGCGGCACCTCAGGTCACCTGGAGGAACAACACGCcacacagcagtgtcacacgGCCACAGAGACTGTCCGTGTCGGACCTGCCGCCTCTCCACGGCCCTCAGTTGCCGCTGGTacctccctgccagctcagccctgaaATGCAAAGAGCAGCCTCTGCAAGGGTCAAGCTGCCccatctgccagctgcagcaccaggagcagcccctgggttTTCTCCCGGAGGCACAGCACGTGCTGTGGGCCCCGTGGCCAGAGGCCAGCCAGAGATGGTACCACCTTCACCACGGGGCACTCTGGCTGCTGGTGGAGCCTGGGAAATGCCTTCCCTGGCAAGGAGAACAGAAGGGCTCTGGCATGGCtcagcagcaaggcagggcCATCACCTGCCACCCGTGCCACCCGCACACAGCCTGCAGATCCGCACTGGGACCCAGCCGGCTTGGAAGCACCTGGGGCACTCTGAGATAGAGGAATTCATCAAGGTGAAGGAAGGGCATGGGGGCAACACCTGCAGTGACCTGTTTAGAGACCTGGGCCCATACCTGCGTGAGAACAGGTCTGTCAAGTCCACCTTGAGTACCCCCAAGTGGTTAAGTGCCCGCCAAGAGGCAGAGGGAATTCGTCGGCCAGCCCAGCAAACTGCACGGCACAAGCGGCTGttcccagaggaagaggaggctttGATGCAGCGTCTGcggaaaaagagggaggagctggaggagctggaagacAAAGTCCATGAAGAGATGTTTAGAGCCATCTTCTCCTCCTTGGACGACGCAGAAAGCCCCATGAGGTCCAAGTGCATCCTCAAGGATGCATCAAGCCTCACCCTGGAGCCAGCTGCAGGCCCCTGGGTCCCGCACAGCACTTGCAGTGTGATCGCTGATGCTGCAGGAGAGACACAAACGTCCTCAGAACTTGTGTCTCTTGACCAGTtgctggctgagctgtgccctgtcTGGGACAACTCGCAGTCATGCAATGCCCTCAAGGACTCCACgggagagacagaaaagaacGCAGGGATTGCACATCCTGACCTGCTGGCAGGCCTGTGCCCTGTCTCTGGTGACTCGCCATCCTGCGCCGTTCTAGATGAGCTCCTGGAAAtgtgggaggaagaagagctCCAAGAcagagcagtggcaggagagagTGACAGTGAGGCAGAGAGCCCGTTGCCTCTCCTGCTGCAAGAGGAGGAAGCAGAACCACCAGCTTCTCCCATGGACAGCAATCCCTGCATCGAGCTGCACAGCAAGCTCCTCCCCACGGCCTCACTCGAAGACCCAAAAATGTCTGTGGGTTGTGCCTTGCCTGCTGACCCTGCGGACGAGGCCGAAGAAGCTGGCAAGGAGGCTGGCCATGCCCAGGCCGCCCCTCCCCAGGAAAAGCTCTGCAGGGATGAGGCgctggcaggagctggcctggtgcctgcccagcccctggcacgCTGCGTTCCTGCCTGCCCCGCTGGCAGCGCAGCCGTcccgcagcccccagccccacggcGATGGCGCTCCACGGCCAAGACGGCCCGGCGGGCTCTGCGCCGccttttctccttcagctgcctcaGGGGGCAGCCGGAGGAGTGA